Proteins co-encoded in one Listeria ivanovii subsp. ivanovii genomic window:
- the era gene encoding GTPase Era: MSEPFKSGFVAIVGRPNVGKSTLLNHIIGQKIAIMSDKAQTTRNKVQGVYTTDESQIIFIDTPGIHKPKHKLGDFMVKIALNTFQEVDLIYFVIDASTGFGRGDEFIIEKLKNVQTPVFLLINKIDLISPEELFKLIEQYRELLDFEEIIPISALQGNNVPNLLDQTNANLEIGPMYYPKDQITDHPERFIISELIREQVLQLTREEVPHSVAVVIEGIEKNPKTEKLTINATIIVERSTQKGIIIGKQGQMLKQIGMRARKEIESLLGSKVFLEIWVKVQKNWRDKEHYLHDYGFDREEY; the protein is encoded by the coding sequence ATGAGCGAACCATTTAAATCAGGATTTGTAGCTATTGTTGGGCGACCTAATGTTGGGAAATCAACTTTGTTAAATCATATTATCGGTCAAAAAATTGCGATTATGAGCGATAAAGCCCAAACTACTAGAAACAAAGTACAAGGTGTTTATACAACAGATGAATCACAAATTATCTTTATCGATACACCAGGAATACATAAGCCAAAGCATAAATTAGGCGATTTCATGGTAAAAATCGCCTTAAATACTTTCCAAGAAGTAGATTTAATTTATTTTGTAATTGATGCTTCTACTGGCTTTGGTCGTGGAGACGAATTTATTATTGAAAAACTAAAAAATGTCCAAACTCCAGTATTTCTATTAATAAACAAAATCGATTTAATTTCTCCTGAAGAATTATTTAAACTAATCGAGCAGTACCGGGAATTACTGGATTTTGAAGAAATTATTCCGATTTCAGCACTTCAAGGTAACAATGTTCCTAATTTGTTAGATCAAACCAATGCAAATCTAGAAATTGGACCAATGTATTATCCAAAAGACCAAATTACCGACCACCCAGAACGTTTTATCATTTCTGAATTAATTCGTGAACAAGTATTGCAATTAACAAGAGAAGAAGTTCCGCATTCCGTTGCAGTTGTTATCGAAGGTATTGAAAAAAATCCTAAAACAGAAAAACTAACCATTAACGCGACGATTATTGTCGAGAGAAGTACGCAAAAAGGGATTATTATCGGTAAACAAGGGCAAATGCTAAAACAAATTGGGATGCGTGCAAGAAAAGAAATCGAAAGTTTACTTGGTTCCAAAGTATTTTTAGAAATTTGGGTAAAAGTACAGAAGAACTGGCGCGATAAAGAACATTATTTACATGATTATGGTTTCGATAGAGAAGAATATTAA
- the recO gene encoding DNA repair protein RecO: MEKCEGIVIRQTSYRESDKIVRMYTREFGKIGVVARGAKKTKSRLAAVTQLFTSGYFTFFGGNGLGTLQQGEVIENFSSIQQDIFMTAYATYVCELLDKATEERQPNPYLYELTFQILRNIDEGYDPQILTQIFEMKMLPVLGLYPTMDKCAICGETTGHFDFSTGSNGIICHRCYDKDRYRMHLPENVVKLLRLFFIFQLDRLGNIDVKPKTKEWLQKAIDTYYDEYSGLYLKSRKFLRDMDKWENMLKKESDD, translated from the coding sequence ATGGAAAAATGCGAGGGAATCGTGATACGCCAAACTAGTTACCGAGAATCAGATAAAATTGTTCGTATGTATACGCGTGAATTCGGAAAAATTGGTGTGGTGGCTCGCGGTGCGAAAAAAACGAAAAGCAGACTAGCAGCAGTAACCCAATTATTTACAAGTGGTTACTTTACTTTTTTTGGTGGGAACGGACTAGGAACACTGCAACAAGGAGAGGTTATTGAAAATTTCTCTTCTATACAACAAGATATTTTTATGACGGCATATGCAACCTATGTATGCGAATTACTTGATAAAGCTACTGAAGAACGACAACCCAATCCGTATTTATATGAGTTAACTTTTCAAATTTTGCGGAATATTGATGAAGGGTATGATCCCCAAATCTTGACACAAATTTTTGAAATGAAAATGTTACCAGTACTAGGACTTTACCCAACGATGGATAAATGTGCTATTTGTGGAGAAACGACTGGTCATTTTGACTTTTCTACAGGGAGTAATGGGATTATCTGTCATCGTTGTTATGACAAAGACCGCTACCGCATGCACTTACCAGAAAATGTCGTGAAATTACTTCGATTATTTTTCATCTTCCAATTAGATAGATTAGGCAACATCGATGTAAAACCAAAAACAAAAGAATGGTTACAAAAAGCGATCGATACGTATTACGATGAGTATTCTGGCCTATATCTAAAAAGCCGTAAATTTTTACGTGATATGGATAAATGGGAAAACATGTTAAAAAAAGAAAGTGATGATTGA
- a CDS encoding DUF4352 domain-containing protein — translation MNLLLILVGFFLLTFIGLIVGIVLLIVRKEKWAGIIVAGLSLGIGFYIILGGLNLVTTSLLQSFSNPFAFTSDFGNSDSYSDDYTDDFDDDYIDVKYGQTVTMDDESTVIINKPVMYREKADYDIYSVNVKVKNSGAEEIIFSSEDVLLYDHADDDYGEEITEKAFSGIIKPGETKELTLFYKVYNFGPYDVEYDNYNWTE, via the coding sequence ATGAATCTTTTACTTATACTTGTTGGATTCTTTTTACTTACATTCATAGGTCTCATTGTAGGAATTGTGCTACTTATTGTAAGGAAAGAAAAATGGGCCGGAATTATTGTTGCCGGATTATCACTTGGAATTGGCTTTTATATTATACTAGGCGGTTTGAACTTAGTTACCACTAGCCTTCTACAAAGCTTTAGCAATCCATTTGCGTTTACTTCTGACTTTGGTAATTCTGATAGCTATTCCGATGATTACACGGATGACTTTGATGATGACTACATCGATGTGAAATACGGCCAGACAGTGACGATGGATGATGAAAGTACTGTGATAATCAACAAACCAGTAATGTACCGCGAAAAAGCAGATTATGATATTTATTCTGTTAATGTGAAAGTGAAAAATTCGGGAGCAGAAGAAATTATTTTCTCTTCAGAAGATGTGCTACTTTATGATCATGCAGATGATGATTATGGAGAAGAAATTACAGAAAAAGCGTTTTCAGGAATTATTAAACCTGGCGAAACGAAAGAATTAACGCTTTTCTATAAAGTCTATAATTTTGGACCATATGATGTGGAATATGATAACTATAACTGGACAGAGTAA